The stretch of DNA TGCCTTTGCATTGAATTTCCTATATCATCAAGACCACTAAGGTACAAATATTTGGCACATGAAAGAGTGTTGTTCAatcttcttttttcattttgccTCACAAAAATATCCTCATGCTAAGATGACTTGAAATAATCTTTAATCAAATAGCTCAATGTTTGGCTCAAAGCATCATTTTCTTGTCAAGTCACCTAAGCGCAAACAATAATTTCATAAGTGACCAAATcgaatcaataatataataaataacaaGCAAAAATACGAAAATGTGCAAGTAAAAAGCATGAGTTTAAGACATTCACCATATATTAGACTTCAaagaaaaatttatatatacacatgtcattcaaatgaatatatttaagatatttttaatattagctcaaaaaatattaatattgtctaattaaattttatgtgaacttaataggttatttattcagatatatatttagtaattttatataggcaaaaacttgtgtgagaccgtctcaNccgtctcacgaataaggatccgtgagacagtctcacacaagtgtgacccttttatatatggatataaatttggttcaaaTATCAAATGcaaaaatcttacatatatttgacttaaaatttaaaattatatttattccatttaaaccaaacatatttaaaagtattttaaatataaggtctatataaatcatttgaaattaaacttgtgttaattttataacgttagtctaaaaaataaattaaaaaatgaatattaataaacaagttttctaaacaaaaatagagaacaaaaaatagagattaaaaattaaaaaataaaaaaatcaaaaataaaaaataaaaaacagtttTATGAAGTAAACCGACtctatcattttcctttccCTAAATAGTTTTGAACATTTATTAATGTGAAACTGAATGTCACATTGGTCGTGGCTTATAGATTGAACAATATAATGTGGATCGGACCAGAAAAGTATTGAATTGTTTGACTTTAAATTTAAAGTCTAGCGACTAGCATCAACGTGTCAAACACTTATATCAGAAAATTTTGAATTGGGGTGATCTTGACTCACCCTATTTATTGAAATAAATTCAATacaatttgtaatataatattcatacataaattaaaaaaaaatcaggtgtagtaaatttaaaatgtaGGATACATTGCTTCGATGGGGTGGCTAAGTggtgaaacatgattctcgCAACTTAGCTCGCCCGTTGCACCAGTCTTCATAGTGcgatttatcatttttttttgttattacaCAAGAGTACACGGTAGAGTATTCCCAATAGTGTGAGGTTTCTTTTCCTTCCTATTAGGAAGGAGAGAGaaggggaaaaagaaaaaagtagtcTGTTGGCGGCCAAATTGGCGTGCAccattatactatggaccatggtccacattgtAAAGTGAACCACAGACTTAAGGTATATTTTTGTGATACTAAATGCACATTTTTAATACACAAAATGCTCATTTTtcaaggtatattatttgatatactactaaataatatacctttagtacataaataatgtacattcatcTGTATATTAAAAATCTACATTTGCGAAGACCTTGTTATCTAGTGGCATCAAGGTTGCACTCCCTTATGGGAGAATGTGGGTTCGAGTTTCAGTAGATgcgatattaactctttgtgcttcagtaggttgaaaaagtagttatgaatatatactgcattgtaacagagttagtagtactaaaaaaatggatcatggtccacaatatagcTTGCtagttgtatttttatttttttatttttagtctatGGTGGGGCCTAGAGAAAACTCACATTCTTGCAATACacttagggggcgtttggttcaagttacaTAAGATAACCAATGTTTTATTTGCATAGGAATATAAagttctattgtttggttcaagttatgcaATTTATCCCgggaatgtaacataaccttcacataaagtttttagttcaagttatataagataaccaATGTTTTATTTGCATAGgaatataaaattctattgTTGGTTCAAGTTATTCtattgtggtcaagcggcatccggtgtacactcccatgtgaaagaaagggagtgggttcaagccttagtggaatactacattgtaatcgaGTCAgtagaatttcaatttttagATATTCTCACATTCCGATCCCTTGtcttattgttaattttgtcattttaatcTATTGCCTTAGTTAATTATTGTTCAAGCtcttagttaattaattttaaatcattTGCTTCTATATTTTACGATTGccttatttatgtattttaattttaaaatttattaaaatacatacaaataGGTTAACCGTATTCAAGTAAAATAAtcattaacataaaaaaaactctttaacCAAACAGATTTATATTACATATCTcagttttaaaccaaacacaagaaCGCCCCCCGTTTTCTTTGCCGCACAAAAGAAGTCACTAAAAACTCACAATAACCCCCTATTGAGGATGCCGTGCAAACTATCTGACCTTGACTGCGGGTTTCTTttgttactcaaaaaaaatgtaggatacattactttaaaaaaaaagtggtaaaCATAAGAACagttgataaaattaaatttcaaactCAATTTATTGCGTTTGCAGAGATTTGTTGACGTTCATAAAACCATGGAAAAACCATATCGATCTGTCATGGATGGAATATGGACCAGGAAGCGTATTTGCCTCCGGTTTTCAACTTACCAATTAACACGCATATCAGATTCTTGACTTAGCATTTCTATATAAACAATCTAATATACACCCTGTGAGAAAAACACATCATATATCACTCTCTTGTTTATCTAAATCCCATAAATCTTTTTGAATTGAGAAGATGAGGAATGAGAAAACCCTCTCATTCTTTTATTATCTTCTGTTTTGCTTAATATTCAGTGTTTCCCTTATTCCCAATTCCTTTGTATCATCAACGCCTCACTACTCAAATGAAACCGATAGAATTGcccttttacattttaaaaaccACATTTCTGATGATCCAAGTGGAGTAATTCTTAACTCCTGGAATGACTCTTTGCACCATTGTTATTGGCAAGGAGTTATTTGTGGCCACAAACACCAAAGAGTTGTGGAGCTGAGCCTTCCTGATAAGGGCTTAGTGGGAACCATATCTCCTCAGATTGGAAATCTCTCATTCCTCAGGGCAATTGAGCTTGGTGGGAATggattttccggcgaaattCCGGGGGAAATTAGTTCTTTGTTTCGACTAAGGCACCTTAATCTATCCATCAATGCATTTACAGGAGAATTAGCTAAGGTTAACCTTAGCAACTGCTCAAATCTTTGGTTTTTGGACATTTCTATAAATGCCCTTCAAGGGAATCTCCCACAAGACTTAGCCAAATTGAAGAAGCTTAAAGCACTTCTCATGGGTTCAAATCAATTGAGAGGTGGAATCCCTGCGGCTTTTGGGAACCTTTCATCGCTTCTAATATTGGCCATGGAAGAAAATGATTTGGAGGGAAGTGTTCCTCAGGAGATTGCATTGGGGTGTAGGGATTTGAAAATCTTTTCACTTGGTTCCAATAACCTAACTGGTAAActatcttcttctttctttaatttgactTCCATGATGAAGATTTCTGTGACTGATAACTCATTTGAAGGGACCATTCCAAGCTACGTAGGAGACACCATGCCAAACTTGCTTGTTTTTGATTTTGCTGGCAACAAATTTCATGGTACCATACCCGTTTCATTTCCCAATGCCTCTAAGCTACAAGTTCTTGAACTTTCAAGCAACTATTTTGTAGGTAAAGTTCCACACAACATTGGGCAGTTAAAAGATTTTGAGACTTTGAACCTTGAGTACAATTTTCTTGGTGGCAATGACTTGGGTTTTCTAACCTCTCTATCCAATTGTAGTGATTTATATTCCTTTTCAATTGAGAGTAATAGATTTGAAACTAAGCTGCCAAATAGCATAGCTAACCTCTCATCTAAACTCTCTTTTTTAACTCTCGGAGATAATAAGTTTGTTGGGACAATACCGGTAGGAATAAAAAATCTAGCTAGCTTGATCTTTTTGGGCCTAGATAATAACCTTTTATCAGGTATTATTCCTAGCGAGATAGGTAAGTTGCAAAAGCTACAAGGTTTGTGGTTACACCAAAATCAATTCTTGGGAAAAATACCATCTACCATGTATAACCTCACCTCTTTAGCTGAACTTGATATTCATAGCAACAATTTAGATGGCAAAATACCTTCAAAAGTGGAAAACTTTCGGAATTTGTATTTTttggatttgtcaaataacaAATTCAATGGCACCATTCCACAAGAAGTTTTCGATTTGTCATCTTTGTCTAAGTCCCTTGACTTGTCCAGTAATTCATTCACTGGCCCATTGTCTCCGGCCCTGGGAAAATTGAAAACACTGAATGAGTTACATGTTTCTGGAAACAAATTGTCGGGCAAAATTCCACAAACAATTGGAGATTGTTTGAGCCTCGAATATCTTGATATGCATGCTAATCTCTTTGAAGGAAAAATCCCACATTCTTTTGTTTCTCTAAAAAGTATGAGGCATTTGGATATCTCAAACAACAAGTTAACTGGAGAAATACCGAGAGAACTCCAAAAGCTCCCTCTATTGCAATATTTAAACCTTTCTTTCAATGATCTAGAGGGGGAGGTACCAACAGTTGGAGTATTTGCCGTGGCAACCAATGTATCATTGCTTGGAAACAAAAAACTCTGCGGTGGTATACCTGCGCTAAAGCTACCTCCATGTCCtgtgaagaaaacaaaacataagAAACGTTCGAAGCTTCTAATTGTTATCTTCACATGTATCTGCTCGGCTCTGGTTTTTGCGTCATTAATTGCTCTTCTAGCATTGTGTTGGAGGAAAGAAAAGAGGATGAAGCTTGATAAGCTATCAAAAGTTGAAAAGCTTTCCAGAATCTCTTACAATGATTTGCACCGAGCAACTAAAGGCTTCTCTGAGACAAATTTGATTGGTTCTGGAAGTTTTGGCTCTGTTTACAAAGGAAGATTTGAGCAAGGTGGAGAACAAACAATTGCGGTAAAGGTACTTGACCTACTAAAAAATGGAGCTTCAAAGAGCTTTCTTGCAGAATGTAAAGTGCTGAGGAACATACGCCACCGGAATCTTGTTCCTATTTTGACATGCTGCTCGAGTTGTGATTCTGCTGGTAATGACTTCAAAGCTCTAGTTTATGAATTTATGGAAAATGGGGATCTGGATACGTGGTTGCATACACATTCAACTAATGCAAGGACGATTGTTCTAAGTGTTCTTCAAAGGTTAAACATTGCAATTGATGTAGCTTCTGCGTTGCATTATCTCCATGATGATTGTGAGCTAACAGTTGTTCATTGTGATCTAAAGCCAAGTAACATTCTGCTTGACAAAGATTTAACTGCTCATGTGGGTGACTTTGGGATATCAAGGCTTTATTCATGTACATTTGGAGATCCAATTGGTGAACAAACTAGTACCATTGGATTAAAGGGCTCAATTGGTTATGTTCCACCAGGTAAAAATATTgtcaataaaattaaactttaattacCACATGTTTCCATAACTACCTTAACAGAAAAGCTCATTTTCATATATCATATCTTATGTTGAAGAAGTTCTTTCCCAAGTTACGAAATTAAAATgctatattaaattttttttttcattgcttgTCTTCACAAATAATTTGGATTTAGAGTACGGGATAGGAGCAAAAGCATCCACTTTTGGAGATGTGTATAGCTTTGGAATCCTTTTGTTGGAAATGTTCACAGCTAAAAGACCCACGGATAATTTATTCAACAGTGGATGTAGCAGCCTTTGTGAGTATGTAGAGATGGCTTTGCCTGAGCATGTGATAGAGATAGTAGACCCATTGCTTTCAGCATGCCTAGAAAATAGTCATGGAATAACACCAGATGTAGAGTTGGAGAATCAGGGCAATTTGCtagaaattgaagagagaaAGGGGCATAACTTCTTCCTCTCCATCTTCAAAATTGGGCTCGCTTGTGCTTCAAGATCACCAATGGATCGCATGCATATGAATGAAGTGAGCAGAGAATTGCACAAGATTAAAAAGGCCTTCTTTGCATAAAAGTAAGTAAACATGTCTCGTGTCACACAATATCTCCATAGCGAATAGCTAGCAATTAAGAAAAGCTTGTTTTTTCAATTTGCGTATATATGGTGCTCTAAATTTCTTTTGATGTAAACTTTTTCTTTGGATTCTTCTTTTGTTGTATCATGGGGAACAAGCTGGAAATGCTTTCTATGTTCTTATATTAAGTGTCgtgtttggtttaaattttgtatattaattcgAGTACAATAATGTCTTGTTAAATTGACTTAAAACTGTCAGTCCATATATAACGATCATTTTGAAAAGAATgacaatttagaaaaaaaaatggtctCAATATCTTGAAATAATTATGGTTGTTAATTATAGGGCattgccaaagactttgtggtctagtggcatccagtgtcccgatttacactcccacactctttgtgcttcagtactCTCATAGGGAGTCGGATTTAGAATTTTGCGGTGATTTACATTACAATTTGGACTATGAGTTTCAGAGGATGTGGGcctaaaaattaaagaaataatcaaaatatatcaCAGGCCAGAAGCTACAAGTCCAAGACATTTTGTTAAAACCAAAATATAGATAGAGTGAGTAGGTACTGAGGTGAAACAGTGAAGAAAATGAGGGaagaataataatctatattttGAACTGACTGTTTCATTTGATAGCTTCTTTGTGTATCCTCTAGTAAATATATTGAACACATCTATGCTGCAGCATATTCATTACTAATTGTTATAGCTTTAGAATCCTTTTGTTGAAAATGTTTACTGCAAAGAAACTCGGGGATGATTTATTCAATGGTGGAAGTAATAGTCTTTATGAGTATGGTGAGGCAGCGTTGTCGGAACAGTGATGAAAATTGTAGATCCATTCATTCTTGCATGCCTAGATGGCTTACATTTTGCACCGGATAAGTGGACGATTCTACTCTAGATTTTTACATACTTTAGATATCTTTCACTCTGGACTCGTCTTTTTCTATCATACACTGGTCTCTGAACAAGATCGAGCACCAAACGATATATTAGTATCTCTTGTTAAGACCCTAACACCACTACAGAAGCCAGCTCATTAGTGGAGAGTTGGTACCAATCTATTGACCAATTTACAATATCCATTGCCAATCTGAAAGGATGACTTTCATGATactaaattagttttttttttttcttctttccccATTCTATACGTAGTATTCGGACCATCATTGCCAATCTGAAAGGATGACTTTCATGATActaaattagtttttttagtactactgattctTGTTATAATGCACTATCTGTTGATAACTATATACTCAacttactgaaacacaaagagtcaataccaacccactgaaaataaacaaaagtttagtatttttatttaactgagttaccatgatttatatcATTCCTGATGTTCTATCGGACTGGAGCGTGGGGCCTTTGAGAttgagattcaaccttttggaaagAAAGTTTATTGTAATATTTCGGTGCATCTTAGGGTTCAAACATACTTGACAAAGATGAACCATATATATCTGTCATGGCGTATGGAGCACGAAGCATATTTGCCTCCACTTTCCAAGTCTAACGACATCAATGATCTAACCTGCCAAACACGCGTATTAGAAAATTGTTGGGTGATGGAGTACAGTCCATCTTGATTAAcagcgattttttttttttttttaatacattagaTATCTCAACGTATGTTAGACAAATcccaaatttttaatttaaagtcCCTGCCTAAGGAACTGATAGATGAGATAAATCGCGAGCCTCAGTCCCAAGGTTCTCACCCTTAGCTCAGTTAGTTGTACTGTACTCTTTGAGCACTAagagcagtgttgcaaaaatcccgcctagaaGAGTACTGCACTGTACTCTTtgataatttcttttccatgaaatttcaattccatttttttttcaaatattttccgcaaATCAGACGGGATTTAAAGATATTCGTCTTCTCTAGTCAAGGTCTTCCCTCAGTTCCAATAATCATACATTGCCACTAGAGTAAGATTTTAAAGTGATCAGTTGAAGGAACTGAACTAGCCCGCGGGGCAATCAACTAGCATAGATGTATATAAGTAGTATAACACCATGTGAGAAAAACACATCACCCTCTTAATCAAGATGATGAACCTTAAGAAAACCATCTCACTCACTCATTATTTCTCACCATCATCTGCACTTTATTCTCTCTATCTTCTTCTTGTTGGGTCCCTCCTATGTgaaaaggaataaataaaataacaaaaatacaaattgtAGTGGAAGGAAAAGGGAAGTGGTTGGCAGCACACTTTGTCAGCATGTGAAGACAAGAAAACCAATTTCCTTGATATATGCATTATTCCCATTCCATTAAGGCAGTTGTGAGAAGgaaaaagtgaattttttttgttttcccatTCATTCCATTTTTCGGCAGAAGCATAAGGCAGAAGA from Ipomoea triloba cultivar NCNSP0323 chromosome 7, ASM357664v1 encodes:
- the LOC116025397 gene encoding putative receptor-like protein kinase At3g47110 translates to MRNEKTLSFFYYLLFCLIFSVSLIPNSFVSSTPHYSNETDRIALLHFKNHISDDPSGVILNSWNDSLHHCYWQGVICGHKHQRVVELSLPDKGLVGTISPQIGNLSFLRAIELGGNGFSGEIPGEISSLFRLRHLNLSINAFTGELAKVNLSNCSNLWFLDISINALQGNLPQDLAKLKKLKALLMGSNQLRGGIPAAFGNLSSLLILAMEENDLEGSVPQEIALGCRDLKIFSLGSNNLTGKLSSSFFNLTSMMKISVTDNSFEGTIPSYVGDTMPNLLVFDFAGNKFHGTIPVSFPNASKLQVLELSSNYFVGKVPHNIGQLKDFETLNLEYNFLGGNDLGFLTSLSNCSDLYSFSIESNRFETKLPNSIANLSSKLSFLTLGDNKFVGTIPVGIKNLASLIFLGLDNNLLSGIIPSEIGKLQKLQGLWLHQNQFLGKIPSTMYNLTSLAELDIHSNNLDGKIPSKVENFRNLYFLDLSNNKFNGTIPQEVFDLSSLSKSLDLSSNSFTGPLSPALGKLKTLNELHVSGNKLSGKIPQTIGDCLSLEYLDMHANLFEGKIPHSFVSLKSMRHLDISNNKLTGEIPRELQKLPLLQYLNLSFNDLEGEVPTVGVFAVATNVSLLGNKKLCGGIPALKLPPCPVKKTKHKKRSKLLIVIFTCICSALVFASLIALLALCWRKEKRMKLDKLSKVEKLSRISYNDLHRATKGFSETNLIGSGSFGSVYKGRFEQGGEQTIAVKVLDLLKNGASKSFLAECKVLRNIRHRNLVPILTCCSSCDSAGNDFKALVYEFMENGDLDTWLHTHSTNARTIVLSVLQRLNIAIDVASALHYLHDDCELTVVHCDLKPSNILLDKDLTAHVGDFGISRLYSCTFGDPIGEQTSTIGLKGSIGYVPPEYGIGAKASTFGDVYSFGILLLEMFTAKRPTDNLFNSGCSSLCEYVEMALPEHVIEIVDPLLSACLENSHGITPDVELENQGNLLEIEERKGHNFFLSIFKIGLACASRSPMDRMHMNEVSRELHKIKKAFFA